The following coding sequences are from one Eucalyptus grandis isolate ANBG69807.140 chromosome 11, ASM1654582v1, whole genome shotgun sequence window:
- the LOC120289788 gene encoding cytochrome P450 714D1-like yields MAGVRAHQEENRSSLKPEKDLLQMILESQETTATTISWSLMPFALHPERQDRIRAEIVEFCGDRLCHGGSLDFENASEAQSCKCCMIWLLGLIAGLLTVVTQETLCLYCPAIVLVYNRRAQRHRERAQAGEVQGRGVRGLQASSGVRAIRVREQAVLVRTFVMLEMKIVLTFILSRFSFSLSPKYRPSPVYRMVLVPEYGMRLVLRKI; encoded by the exons atggctggag TAAGAGCTCACCAGGAAGAAAACCGGAGTTCTCTGAAGCCTGAGAAGGACCTGTTGCAAATGATCCTTGAGA GTCAGGAGACGACTGCCACGACCATATCCTGGAGTTTGATGCCGTTCGCCTTGCACCCTGAGCGGCAGGACCGCATCCGTGCTGAGATCGTGGAATTCTGTGGAGATCGACTCTGTCATGGTGGTTCCCTAGACTTCGAGAACGCTTCAGAAGCTCAAAGTTGTAAGTGTTGTATGATTTGGCTTTTAGGCCTCATCGCGGGCTTG CTAACCGTGGTGACTCAAGAGACGTTGTGCCTCTACTGCCCTGCGATCGTACTGGTGTACAATCGACGTGCCCAAAGGCACCGGGAAAGAGCTCAAGCCGGAGAGGTTCAAGGACGTGGTGTCCGAGGGTTGCAAGCATCCTCAGGCGTACGTGCCATCCGGGTACGCGAGCAGGCTGTACTGGTACGAACTTTCGTGATGCTGGAGATGAAGATCGTCCTCACCTTCATCCTGTCCCGGTTctcgttctccctctctcccaaATATCGACCCTCCCCGGTTTATCGGATGGTGTTGGTGCCGGAATACGGGATGAGGCTCGTCTTGAGGAAAATCTAG
- the LOC104425136 gene encoding cytochrome P450 714A1 — protein MGRFFLAEMLWSFGVMIGCSLVLHWCNVLWLNHRKLRRKLSAQGVTGPPPHFFHGNVAEMRSITTQCKPELLPQGQISDDWACSIFPFHHHWAGRYGSLYMYSTRQKLNLYVSRPDLIKFLNLHKPLDLDKPSTIAKTPSPLFGKGILRAAGQNWAFQRKLIAPQFFLDKVKGMMDLMVDSTVAMIEKWESMILQSDGTVADMYITEDLNSLSANVIARACFGSSYSEGKQIFAKLRALQHALAKPDRLFGIHNRGFLPSKANRDLWRIREEVDSLILKMVRARQEENRKALKPEKDLLQKILESADVDGAMNEKARDSFIVDSCKNIYFAGHETIATTISWSLMLLAVHPEWQDRIRAEILEFYGDQLYHHGSLDFETLRKLKVLTMVIQETLRLYCPGIILVKEATTDIKLGEIVVPKGVILWTSIPALHRDPENWGPDAHEFKPERFKDGVSEACKHPQGYIPFGYGSRLCLGQTFAMLEMKIVLALILSRFSFSLSPEYRHSPVFRMVLMPEHGMRLVVRKI, from the exons atgggacGATTCTTCCTGGCGGAGATGCTTTGGTCCTTCGGGGTGATGATCGGATGCAGTCTTGTGCTTCACTGGTGCAACGTACTGTGGCTGAATCACAGGAAGCTGAGAAGGAAGCTCTCGGCACAAGGCGTGACCGGACCGCCACCGCACTTTTTCCATGGCAATGTCGCCGAGATGCGAAGCATCACGACCCAATGCAAGCCAGAACTGCTCCCTCAAGGCCAAATCTCCGACGACTGGGCTTGCTCCATCTTCCCGTTTCACCACCACTGGGCTGGCCGCTATG GCTCGCTGTATATGTACTCAACGAGGCAGAAGCTGAATTTGTACGTGAGTAGGCCGGATTTAATTAAGTTTCTGAACTTACATAAGCCTTTGGATTTGGATAAGCCCTCGACCATAGCAAAGACGCCGAGTCCTTTATTCGGCAAGGGCATTCTGAGGGCCGCCGGACAAAACTGGGCTTTTCAGAGAAAACTAATTGCTCCCCAATTCTTCCTCGACAAAGTTAAG GGAATGATGGATTTGATGGTGGATTCGACCGTGGCAATGATCGAGAAATGGGAAAGTATGATTTTACAGAGCGATGGGACAGTGGCCGACATGTATATAACTGAAGACTTGAATAGTCTGTCCGCCAATGTCATCGCAAGGGCATGTTTCGGCAGTTCTTACTCGGAAGGTAAGCAGATTTTCGCTAAACTGAGGGCCCTTCAGCACGCCTTAGCAAAACCTGATCGGTTGTTCGGGATCCACAATCGTGG ATTTCTTCCTTCCAAGGCGAACAGAGACTTATGGCGGATAAGAGAAGAGGTCGACTCGCTGATATTGAAGATGGTTAGAGCTCGCCAGGAAGAAAACCGGAAGGCTCTAAAGCCTGAGAAGGACCTGTTGCAAAAGATCCTTGAGAGTGCTGATGTCGACGGCGCCATGAATGAGAAAGCGCGCGATAGTTTTATCGTGGACAGTTGCAAGAATATCTACTTTGCAGGTCATGAGACGATAGCTACGACCATCTCCTGGAGTTTGATGCTGCTCGCAGTGCACCCGGAGTGGCAGGACCGCATCCGTGCCGAGATCTTGGAATTCTACGGAGATCAACTTTATCATCACGGTTCCCTAGACTTTGAGACGCTTCGGAAGCTTAAAGTC CTGACCATGGTGATTCAAGAGACACTGCGCCTCTATTGCCCCGGGATCATACTGGTGAAAGAAGCCACGACAGATATCAAGCTGGGAGAGATTGTTGTGCCCAAAGGCGTCATCCTCTGGACATCGATCCCCGCGCTGCACCGGGACCCTGAGAACTGGGGTCCGGACGCCCACGAGTTCAAGCCAGAGAGGTTCAAGGACGGGGTGTCCGAGGCTTGCAAGCATCCTCAGGGGTACATACCGTTCGGGTACGGAAGCAGGTTGTGCCTGGGACAGACTTTCGCGATGCTGGAGATGAAGATCGTTCTCGCCCTCATCCTGTCCCGGTTCTCGTTCTCACTGTCTCCCGAATATCGACACTCCCCGGTTTTCAGGATGGTGTTGATGCCGGAGCACGGGATGAGACTCGTCGTGAGGAAAATCTAA